A genomic window from Streptomyces mirabilis includes:
- a CDS encoding MBL fold metallo-hydrolase, with the protein MFFVDTLEFEGLGNRSYLAGGPGEAVVIDPPRDIDQVIAAAARRGVRIAYVAETHLHNDYVSGGLELARVTGARYLVPVGASVSFARTPVADGDTVTVDRGLALRALATPGHTPHHTSYVLEEDGHGVAAFTGGSLLIGTVGRPDLVEPRLTEQLARAQYASARRLAEELDDEVPVLPTHGFGSFCSGSQAEGDTSTIGRERKTNEALIRDVDTFVADLLAGLDDVPAYYAHMGPANAAGPAPVDLTPPRPADAAQIAQRLAAGEWVVDLRNRVAFAQGHVAGSFNFEGDGKPATYLAWLIPWGKPVTLLADTPERIAAAQRELARVGIDRPVAAATGGPWDWVPGGAEPRSFPRATFADLAARRGRGEDVVVLDVRRDSERAGGSVEGSVHIPIHELPGRLGEVPAGEVWVHCAGGMRAAIAASFLDAAGRGVVAVDDSFDAAVEAGLTLTRSSTG; encoded by the coding sequence GTGTTCTTCGTCGACACCCTGGAGTTCGAGGGCCTGGGCAACCGCAGCTACCTGGCCGGCGGCCCTGGCGAGGCGGTCGTGATCGATCCCCCGCGCGACATCGATCAGGTGATCGCCGCCGCCGCCCGGCGAGGCGTGCGGATCGCGTACGTGGCCGAGACGCACCTGCACAACGACTACGTGAGCGGCGGACTCGAACTGGCCCGGGTCACCGGTGCCCGCTATCTGGTCCCGGTCGGGGCCTCGGTGTCCTTCGCCCGCACCCCGGTCGCCGACGGCGACACCGTCACGGTCGACCGGGGCCTGGCCCTGAGGGCACTGGCCACCCCGGGCCACACCCCGCACCACACGTCCTATGTCCTGGAAGAGGACGGGCACGGCGTGGCCGCCTTCACCGGCGGATCACTGCTGATCGGTACGGTGGGGCGGCCGGACCTGGTCGAACCGCGGCTGACCGAGCAGCTGGCCCGCGCGCAGTACGCCTCCGCCCGCCGTCTTGCCGAGGAGCTGGACGACGAGGTGCCGGTGCTGCCCACGCACGGGTTCGGCAGTTTCTGCTCCGGATCCCAGGCCGAGGGGGACACCTCCACGATCGGGCGGGAACGCAAGACCAACGAAGCCCTCATCCGCGACGTGGACACCTTCGTCGCCGACCTGCTCGCCGGTCTGGACGACGTCCCGGCGTACTACGCGCACATGGGCCCGGCCAACGCCGCGGGCCCCGCTCCCGTCGACCTCACCCCGCCACGTCCGGCCGACGCAGCACAGATCGCCCAGCGGCTGGCGGCCGGTGAATGGGTCGTCGACCTGCGCAACCGTGTCGCGTTCGCCCAGGGGCACGTCGCCGGCTCCTTCAACTTCGAGGGCGACGGCAAGCCGGCCACCTACCTGGCCTGGCTGATCCCATGGGGCAAGCCCGTCACGCTGCTCGCCGACACACCCGAGCGGATCGCCGCGGCACAGCGGGAGCTGGCCCGGGTCGGCATCGACCGGCCGGTCGCCGCCGCCACCGGCGGCCCCTGGGACTGGGTGCCCGGGGGAGCGGAGCCGCGGTCCTTCCCACGCGCGACCTTCGCCGACCTCGCCGCCCGCCGCGGTCGCGGCGAGGACGTGGTGGTGCTGGACGTGCGGCGCGACTCCGAGCGCGCGGGCGGCTCCGTGGAGGGTTCGGTGCACATCCCCATCCATGAACTGCCCGGTCGTCTCGGGGAGGTGCCCGCGGGGGAGGTGTGGGTGCACTGCGCGGGCGGGATGCGCGCGGCGATCGCCGCCTCCTTCCTGGACGCCGCGGGACGCGGCGTGGTCGCCGTGGACGACAGCTTCGACGCCGCCGTCGAGGCCGGACTGACCCTCACCAGGTCCAGCACGGGCTGA
- a CDS encoding serine hydrolase domain-containing protein, with amino-acid sequence MSARPLPASTPAAQGVDAAGIHAFLDAVEAAPDIEPHSLMILRHGHLVASGWWAPYTPDRRHLLYSLSKSFTSTAAGFAATEGLLRLDDPVISYFPEFEADITDPRSRAMLVRHVAAMASGHLEETYATSIRRDRDEIVRGFLLFPPDRDPGTVFAYNQPCTYTLAAIIQRVSGQPLTEYLRPRLFDPLGIGETAWLQRPPGRDLGFSGLHATTDAIARLGQFYLQDGVWEGRRLLPSSWIAEATRAHVSTADGTREGAQSDWQQGYGYQFWRSRHGYRGDGAYGQFCLVLPEHDAVIATTAATEDMQGLLNLVWRHLLPAFGAERLPAERLPGTADEGLRRRLAELALPPVEASPEPPARGDDWRGAVFAPEDGECPQQRTLTGVTVTADADGKGWGVSLAEDDELIELRLGATGWTVDAGGPPTAVSGGWTDQDTLRLDVLFLETPHRLTVTCSLPDGTFTVRWHTTPIHGGRLHSLRAPVGDRV; translated from the coding sequence ATGAGCGCCCGTCCCCTGCCCGCCAGCACCCCCGCAGCCCAGGGGGTGGACGCCGCGGGCATCCACGCCTTCCTCGACGCCGTCGAGGCGGCGCCGGACATCGAACCGCACAGCCTGATGATCCTGCGCCACGGGCACCTCGTGGCCTCCGGCTGGTGGGCGCCCTACACACCCGACCGCCGCCACCTGCTTTACTCGCTCAGCAAGAGCTTCACGTCCACGGCCGCCGGATTCGCCGCCACCGAAGGGCTGTTGCGCCTGGACGACCCCGTGATCTCGTACTTCCCCGAGTTCGAGGCCGACATCACCGACCCGCGCAGCCGCGCCATGCTCGTACGCCATGTGGCCGCCATGGCCAGCGGCCACCTCGAAGAGACCTACGCGACCTCGATCCGACGCGACCGCGACGAGATCGTACGGGGGTTCCTGCTCTTTCCGCCGGACCGGGATCCCGGGACCGTCTTCGCGTACAACCAGCCCTGCACGTACACGCTCGCCGCGATCATCCAGCGCGTGAGCGGCCAGCCGTTGACGGAGTATCTGCGGCCCCGGCTGTTCGACCCGCTGGGCATCGGCGAGACGGCCTGGCTCCAACGGCCGCCCGGGCGTGACCTCGGCTTCAGCGGTCTGCATGCCACGACGGACGCGATCGCCCGGCTCGGCCAGTTCTATTTGCAGGACGGTGTCTGGGAGGGGCGGCGGCTGCTTCCTTCCTCATGGATCGCGGAAGCGACCCGCGCGCACGTCTCCACCGCCGACGGTACGCGGGAGGGCGCGCAGTCGGACTGGCAGCAGGGGTACGGGTACCAGTTCTGGAGGAGCAGGCACGGGTACCGCGGCGACGGCGCGTACGGGCAGTTCTGTCTCGTCCTGCCCGAGCACGACGCGGTCATCGCGACGACCGCCGCGACCGAGGACATGCAGGGTCTGCTGAATCTGGTGTGGCGCCACCTCCTCCCGGCGTTCGGCGCCGAACGGCTTCCGGCCGAACGGCTCCCGGGCACGGCGGACGAGGGCCTGCGCCGCCGCCTCGCGGAGCTGGCCCTCCCGCCCGTCGAGGCGAGCCCCGAGCCGCCCGCGCGGGGCGACGACTGGAGGGGCGCCGTGTTCGCACCGGAGGACGGTGAGTGCCCGCAGCAGCGGACCTTGACGGGCGTCACGGTCACCGCCGATGCGGACGGGAAGGGCTGGGGCGTGTCGCTCGCGGAGGACGACGAGCTCATCGAGCTGCGACTCGGTGCCACCGGTTGGACCGTCGACGCGGGCGGCCCGCCCACCGCGGTCAGCGGTGGCTGGACGGACCAGGACACGCTGCGCCTCGACGTGCTGTTCCTGGAGACCCCGCACCGGCTGACCGTGACGTGTTCGCTGCCGGACGGCACCTTCACCGTGCGCTGGCACACGACACCGATCCATGGCGGTCGGCTGCACTCGCTCCGGGCGCCCGTGGGAGATCGGGTGTGA
- a CDS encoding alcohol dehydrogenase, which produces MTSYRVAQVTAPGGSFEVVEREVPQPGPRHVRITVDACGVCHSDTLFVNAGVPGVTFPVVPGHEIAGRIAELGEGTGDWGWQVGDRVAVGWFGGACGHCTPCRQGDFIVCENLRVPGWAYDGGYAQTAVVPVDALARIPDALAATDAGPLACAGVTMFNGLRRSSARSGDLVAVLGIGGLGHLGVKYAAAMGFETVAIARGGDKADFAKQLGAHHYVDSTAGTPVADALQSLGGAQVVLATASNSAAITATVDGLGPRGELVVIGVDAEPLGITPAQLLTAGKVVSGHPSGTSQDIQDTMEFSALHGIRPMTEVVTLGETDEAYQKMLSGAARFRMVLTMS; this is translated from the coding sequence ATGACCAGCTATCGCGTCGCGCAGGTGACCGCCCCCGGCGGTTCGTTCGAGGTCGTCGAGCGTGAGGTACCGCAGCCGGGCCCCCGACACGTACGGATCACCGTCGACGCCTGCGGGGTGTGCCACAGCGACACCTTGTTCGTGAACGCCGGCGTTCCCGGCGTGACGTTCCCGGTGGTCCCCGGGCATGAGATCGCCGGGCGGATCGCGGAACTCGGCGAGGGGACGGGGGACTGGGGCTGGCAGGTGGGGGACCGGGTGGCGGTGGGCTGGTTCGGCGGCGCGTGCGGCCATTGCACGCCCTGTCGGCAGGGCGACTTCATCGTCTGTGAGAACCTGCGGGTCCCCGGATGGGCGTACGACGGTGGATACGCGCAGACGGCGGTCGTGCCCGTGGACGCGCTGGCCCGGATCCCCGACGCGCTGGCGGCCACCGACGCGGGGCCTCTGGCCTGCGCGGGCGTGACCATGTTCAACGGCCTGCGGCGCAGCTCGGCGCGGTCAGGTGACCTGGTCGCCGTTCTCGGCATCGGCGGCCTCGGACACCTGGGGGTGAAGTACGCGGCCGCGATGGGTTTCGAGACCGTGGCCATCGCCCGCGGTGGCGACAAGGCCGACTTCGCCAAGCAGCTCGGCGCGCACCACTACGTCGACAGCACGGCCGGCACTCCGGTCGCCGACGCGCTTCAGTCCCTCGGGGGTGCACAGGTCGTCCTGGCCACCGCGTCGAACTCCGCCGCCATCACCGCGACCGTGGATGGTCTGGGTCCCCGCGGTGAGCTGGTGGTCATCGGCGTGGACGCGGAGCCGCTCGGCATCACCCCGGCCCAGCTGCTGACGGCGGGCAAGGTCGTCAGCGGCCACCCGAGCGGTACCTCGCAGGACATCCAGGACACCATGGAGTTCAGCGCCCTGCACGGCATCCGTCCGATGACCGAGGTCGTGACGCTGGGCGAGACCGACGAGGCGTACCAGAAGATGCTCTCCGGTGCCGCCCGCTTCCGGATGGTGCTCACCATGAGCTGA
- a CDS encoding metal-sensitive transcriptional regulator — protein sequence MELAMAAEELKTVVNRLRRAQGQIAGVINMIEEGRDCEDVVTQLAAASRALDKAGFAIIATGLQHCLTDADLAADGDRERMRARLEKLFLSLA from the coding sequence GTGGAACTGGCGATGGCAGCCGAGGAGCTGAAGACGGTGGTCAACCGGCTGCGCCGGGCGCAGGGGCAGATCGCCGGAGTGATCAACATGATCGAGGAGGGACGGGACTGCGAGGACGTGGTCACCCAGCTCGCCGCGGCCTCCCGGGCGCTGGACAAGGCCGGGTTCGCGATCATCGCGACCGGTCTGCAGCACTGTCTGACCGATGCCGACCTGGCCGCCGACGGCGACCGTGAGCGGATGCGGGCCCGTCTGGAGAAGCTGTTCCTGTCCCTGGCGTGA
- a CDS encoding rhodanese-like domain-containing protein yields MFFRSRSRSRSRSRSRSRSRSRSRSRASRRLDPVQAHQRAAHGQAVLVDVRETAEWEAGHAPDALHLPLSRLVAGEVLPPAAQGRPVVAICRSGRRSRQAVEILTGRGTEATDVTGGMVAWARAGLPVAGPDGDDGAIA; encoded by the coding sequence ATGTTCTTCCGCAGCCGCAGCCGCAGCCGCAGCCGCAGCCGCAGCCGCAGCCGCAGCCGCAGCCGCAGCCGCAGTCGTGCCTCCCGTCGTCTCGACCCCGTCCAGGCCCACCAGCGGGCCGCCCACGGCCAGGCCGTCCTGGTCGACGTCCGTGAAACCGCCGAGTGGGAGGCCGGACACGCACCGGATGCGCTGCACCTGCCCCTGTCCCGGCTGGTGGCGGGGGAGGTCCTGCCACCAGCCGCCCAGGGCAGGCCGGTCGTGGCGATCTGCCGCTCCGGTCGGCGTTCCCGGCAGGCCGTCGAGATCCTGACCGGCCGTGGGACGGAGGCCACCGATGTCACCGGCGGCATGGTCGCCTGGGCGCGGGCCGGTCTGCCGGTGGCCGGCCCGGACGGAGACGACGGTGCCATAGCGTGA
- a CDS encoding family 78 glycoside hydrolase catalytic domain, with product MKRFNFHRFTVGFTIDSTVDFTIEGRHMAKDWNRRVFLRSSVAGAGATVALGSGGAHTASATPGASADAPREGGLRIDRTTVEYAETLLGTEVEHPRLTWELTAPGRGARQSAYQVRVALTEKDLREGRRLVWDSGRVESDRSVGIAYAGPALRPRTRYHWQVRVWDGDGRPSAWSAPRWWETTLPTDGWQGFWIGAAALPEPPGFDGASWIWSPGSTTGSAPVGPRWFRTTTTLPTGSEVRRARLVATADDDFTLYVDGQQVLYQPQQTDAWRTGHLAEVTEQVRGASGGRIVVAAVATNRDNGSANPGGLLLRLIVETTSGDTVELVTGDGWRCVDSEQQGWQRPDFDDTGWSGAAVLAPWGQGPWGTGVSVSVPEQPAPLLRRTFSVPKDVVRARLYISGLAYYEAEINGVRVGRQVLDPGFTDYEETVLYAVHDVTDRVRRGANAIGVTLGRGFFGLTSPTAWNWNRAPWHGEPRLLAQLEMDHPDGSRTTVATDGTWRITDGPTLSNSLYAGETYDARKAPRDWTRPGFDDRSWQEAQRQTAPKGTLHAQGHDPIEVAETLRPVDIRELSQGVHVVDMGRTLAGWTRLTVRAEAGTTVRLVHGERLNSDGSVLARNDLVPGRCQTDEYVCAGGGADEVWEPRFSYKGFRYVQVSGLPAKPGPEQVLGRVVHTRVASTSTFSCSEPFYEQLDRAMRRTVLNNLHGIPTDTPVYEKNGWTGDAQLGAPVMAYAFGVHRFLTKWLGDLRDSQNVEGQLPVIVPSGGWGYHDLAPAPEWTTVYPFLLREMYRVYGDERLARDHWAPLVRYLDWEIGRLQDGLAVTALGDWLPPGYGGNPPEDTRLTATAYLHRALTGTAELADLLGDTEVAARYRRTAEALKEAFNAAFLGADGHYRTAKDPDYRQTSNCLPLAFGLVPPGARASVVDSLLADIARRGNHLNTGALGTSVLLRELSAQGHPEVAHALATQRTYPGWGYWFDNGADTMWEMWPLDSRSRDHYFLGTVVQWLYENVAGLRPGDAGYRTFTVRPDGRTGVDWARTSVRTVRGRAAAAWSVVDGTTRLSVGVPVGATAEVHVPAADRSAVASPAGAKWVRSEPGFVVYTVPQGSWEFVARA from the coding sequence ATGAAACGTTTCAATTTTCATCGCTTCACCGTCGGGTTCACCATCGACTCCACCGTCGACTTCACCATCGAGGGGCGACACATGGCCAAGGATTGGAACCGCCGCGTCTTCCTGCGCAGCTCCGTCGCCGGAGCGGGCGCCACCGTCGCGCTCGGGTCCGGAGGCGCCCACACCGCCTCCGCGACCCCCGGAGCGAGCGCCGACGCCCCGCGGGAGGGCGGTCTGCGCATCGACCGCACCACCGTCGAGTACGCCGAGACGCTGCTCGGCACCGAGGTCGAACACCCCAGACTCACCTGGGAGTTGACCGCCCCGGGCCGGGGTGCGCGGCAGTCCGCGTACCAGGTACGGGTGGCGCTCACCGAGAAGGACCTGCGCGAGGGGCGGCGCCTGGTCTGGGACTCTGGGCGGGTCGAGTCGGACCGCAGCGTCGGCATCGCCTACGCGGGGCCCGCGCTGCGACCCCGTACCCGCTACCACTGGCAGGTCAGGGTCTGGGACGGCGACGGCCGTCCGTCGGCGTGGAGCGCCCCGCGCTGGTGGGAGACAACGTTGCCAACGGACGGCTGGCAGGGCTTCTGGATCGGAGCGGCGGCCCTGCCCGAACCCCCTGGCTTCGACGGGGCGTCCTGGATCTGGTCGCCCGGCTCGACCACCGGTTCCGCCCCCGTCGGGCCCCGTTGGTTCCGCACCACGACCACCCTCCCCACCGGCAGTGAGGTGCGCAGGGCGAGACTGGTGGCCACGGCCGACGACGACTTCACGCTCTACGTCGACGGACAGCAGGTCCTGTATCAGCCCCAGCAGACGGACGCCTGGCGCACCGGGCATCTCGCCGAGGTCACCGAGCAGGTGCGCGGGGCGAGCGGCGGACGGATCGTGGTCGCCGCCGTCGCGACCAACCGCGACAACGGGTCCGCCAATCCGGGCGGGCTCCTGCTCCGCCTGATCGTGGAGACCACGTCCGGCGACACGGTCGAACTCGTCACCGGCGACGGGTGGCGCTGCGTCGACAGTGAGCAACAGGGCTGGCAGCGGCCTGACTTCGACGACACGGGCTGGTCCGGGGCCGCCGTGCTCGCACCCTGGGGACAGGGCCCCTGGGGCACCGGCGTGTCCGTCAGCGTCCCCGAACAGCCCGCTCCCCTGCTGCGCCGGACGTTCAGCGTCCCGAAGGACGTCGTGCGTGCCCGCCTGTACATCAGCGGACTCGCCTACTACGAGGCCGAGATCAACGGAGTCCGCGTCGGCCGTCAGGTCCTCGACCCCGGCTTCACGGACTACGAGGAGACGGTGCTCTACGCGGTGCACGACGTCACGGACCGCGTCCGGCGCGGCGCCAACGCGATCGGGGTGACGCTCGGGCGCGGCTTCTTCGGTCTGACCAGCCCCACCGCGTGGAACTGGAACCGAGCGCCCTGGCACGGTGAACCCCGACTGCTGGCGCAACTGGAGATGGACCATCCGGACGGCTCGCGCACCACCGTCGCCACGGACGGCACCTGGCGAATCACCGACGGACCGACCCTCTCCAACTCCCTCTACGCGGGCGAGACCTACGACGCCCGCAAGGCGCCCCGGGACTGGACGCGCCCCGGCTTCGACGACCGCTCCTGGCAGGAGGCCCAACGGCAGACCGCGCCCAAGGGCACCCTGCACGCTCAGGGGCACGACCCGATCGAGGTGGCGGAGACCCTACGCCCGGTGGACATCCGCGAGTTGAGCCAGGGTGTCCACGTGGTCGACATGGGGCGGACGCTCGCGGGCTGGACCCGGCTGACCGTGCGCGCCGAGGCGGGGACGACCGTCCGGCTGGTCCACGGGGAGCGGCTGAACTCCGACGGGAGTGTCCTCGCCCGCAACGACCTGGTGCCGGGCCGTTGTCAGACGGACGAGTACGTGTGTGCGGGCGGCGGCGCGGACGAGGTGTGGGAGCCCCGGTTCTCGTACAAGGGCTTCCGCTACGTCCAGGTCAGCGGGCTGCCCGCGAAGCCGGGGCCCGAGCAGGTGCTCGGCCGGGTCGTGCACACGCGGGTGGCGTCGACGAGCACGTTCTCCTGCTCCGAACCGTTCTACGAGCAGTTGGACCGGGCGATGCGCCGCACCGTCCTCAACAACCTCCACGGCATTCCGACGGACACTCCCGTGTACGAGAAGAACGGCTGGACCGGCGACGCGCAGCTCGGCGCGCCCGTGATGGCGTACGCCTTCGGTGTGCACCGCTTCCTGACGAAGTGGCTCGGTGACCTGAGAGACAGTCAGAACGTCGAAGGGCAGCTGCCGGTGATCGTGCCGAGCGGCGGCTGGGGCTACCACGATCTGGCTCCCGCTCCCGAGTGGACGACGGTGTACCCCTTCCTGCTGCGGGAGATGTACCGCGTGTACGGGGACGAGCGACTCGCCCGTGACCACTGGGCGCCGCTCGTCCGCTACCTGGACTGGGAGATCGGGCGCCTCCAGGACGGCCTTGCGGTGACCGCCCTCGGCGACTGGCTGCCGCCGGGCTACGGCGGCAACCCGCCCGAGGACACCAGGCTGACCGCCACGGCCTATCTGCACCGCGCGCTCACCGGGACCGCGGAACTGGCCGACCTGCTGGGCGACACCGAGGTGGCGGCCCGCTACCGCAGGACGGCCGAGGCGTTGAAGGAGGCGTTCAACGCGGCGTTCCTCGGCGCGGACGGCCACTACCGCACGGCGAAGGACCCCGACTACCGCCAGACCAGCAACTGCCTCCCGCTGGCCTTCGGGCTCGTGCCGCCCGGCGCCCGGGCGAGCGTGGTCGACTCGCTCCTGGCCGACATCGCACGGCGTGGCAACCACCTCAACACGGGGGCGCTGGGCACCAGCGTGCTGCTGCGCGAGCTCTCGGCCCAGGGGCATCCCGAGGTGGCCCACGCCCTCGCCACCCAGCGCACGTACCCCGGTTGGGGGTACTGGTTCGACAACGGCGCCGACACCATGTGGGAGATGTGGCCGCTCGACTCCCGCTCCCGGGACCACTACTTCCTGGGCACCGTGGTGCAGTGGCTCTACGAGAACGTGGCGGGCCTGCGCCCCGGCGACGCGGGCTACCGCACCTTCACGGTCCGCCCGGACGGCCGTACGGGCGTGGACTGGGCCCGCACCTCGGTGCGGACCGTGCGCGGCCGGGCGGCGGCGGCGTGGTCCGTCGTGGACGGGACGACGCGGCTGTCGGTGGGAGTGCCGGTGGGGGCGACGGCGGAGGTGCATGTCCCGGCGGCCGACCGCTCGGCCGTCGCGTCGCCGGCCGGTGCGAAGTGGGTGCGCTCGGAGCCGGGGTTCGTCGTGTACACGGTGCCGCAGGGGAGTTGGGAGTTCGTGGCGCGCGCCTGA
- a CDS encoding sulfite exporter TauE/SafE family protein, with protein sequence MSAFVLALVAGALVGLALGALGGGGSVLAVPALIYLLGFTPAAATTASLLIVTATSLTALFGHARSGHVRWRAGTLFAAAGIVPAVAAGAASARLPQPLLIAAFAAVAALAATRMLRPSRATSAAEPGAVRPARALGTGAGLGALTGLLGVGGGFLAVPALVTVLAFEMQAAIGTSLLIISVNSLASLLTRGATTSGLDWTLIAPFTGTAILGAWDGKRLAGKVSGPLLQRTFAVVLLAVAVFMLVDALT encoded by the coding sequence GTGAGCGCGTTCGTTCTTGCGCTCGTCGCCGGGGCCCTGGTCGGTCTCGCGCTGGGCGCGCTGGGCGGGGGAGGCAGCGTCCTCGCCGTGCCCGCTCTGATCTACCTGCTCGGTTTCACCCCGGCAGCGGCCACCACCGCAAGCCTCCTGATCGTCACCGCCACCTCACTGACGGCCCTGTTCGGCCACGCCCGCAGCGGCCATGTGCGATGGCGGGCCGGCACGCTGTTCGCGGCCGCCGGCATCGTCCCGGCGGTGGCGGCCGGAGCGGCGTCGGCCCGGCTGCCGCAGCCGCTGCTGATCGCCGCGTTCGCCGCCGTCGCCGCGCTGGCGGCCACCCGCATGCTGCGCCCCTCCCGGGCGACGTCCGCAGCGGAGCCCGGCGCTGTTCGTCCGGCCAGGGCCCTCGGCACCGGAGCGGGGCTGGGCGCGCTGACCGGACTGCTGGGGGTGGGCGGCGGGTTCCTCGCCGTGCCGGCCCTGGTCACCGTCCTGGCCTTCGAGATGCAGGCCGCCATCGGCACCAGCCTGCTGATCATCTCGGTCAACTCGCTGGCCTCGCTGCTCACCCGCGGTGCCACGACGTCGGGCCTGGACTGGACGTTGATCGCGCCCTTCACCGGGACCGCGATCCTGGGCGCCTGGGACGGCAAACGCCTGGCCGGCAAGGTCTCGGGCCCCCTCCTTCAGCGCACCTTCGCCGTGGTCCTGCTGGCGGTCGCCGTGTTCATGCTCGTCGACGCCCTGACCTGA
- a CDS encoding FAD/NAD(P)-binding oxidoreductase: MPSTHPASGAARDHFQVLIIGGGTAGITVAARLRRAGLGDIAVLEPADVHWYQPLWTLVGGGRAPLGVTHRPEASVVPRQVHWIREAATAVDPEARTVTTTHRTIGYDHLVMAPGLQLDWDAIPGLGAAVGHGAVSSNYAFEYAPYTWELIRGLRSGTAVFTQPSGPVKCGGAPQKIAYLAADHWRRQGVLDRIRVVLVLPADSMFGVPVWRRALERVAERYGIEVRLNSEMTSVDGAARRLTVADRSTGAEDGLAFDLLHAVPPQRAPGWVEGGPLADPASPYGYVEVDKHTLQHPRHRHVFALGDVANLPTSKTGAAVRKQAPVLVANLLAEINGEHREQRRYDGYTSCPLVTARGKVLLAEFDYDQRPAPSIPLLDTTKERRDMWLLKRYGLPALYWRGMLKGLV, from the coding sequence ATGCCCTCCACCCACCCCGCCTCCGGCGCCGCCCGCGACCACTTCCAGGTGTTGATCATCGGAGGTGGAACCGCGGGCATCACCGTCGCGGCCCGCCTGCGGCGCGCCGGTCTCGGCGACATCGCGGTGCTCGAACCGGCCGACGTCCACTGGTATCAGCCGCTGTGGACCCTGGTCGGCGGCGGCCGGGCCCCACTCGGTGTCACCCACCGCCCCGAAGCCTCCGTCGTGCCCAGGCAGGTGCACTGGATCCGCGAGGCCGCCACCGCTGTCGACCCCGAGGCGCGGACCGTCACCACGACGCACCGCACCATCGGCTACGACCACCTCGTGATGGCACCCGGTCTCCAACTGGACTGGGACGCGATCCCCGGCCTCGGCGCCGCCGTCGGGCACGGTGCCGTATCCAGCAACTACGCCTTCGAGTACGCCCCGTACACCTGGGAACTCATCCGTGGCCTGCGCTCGGGCACCGCGGTCTTCACCCAGCCGAGCGGCCCGGTGAAATGTGGCGGCGCCCCGCAGAAGATCGCCTATCTGGCCGCCGACCACTGGCGCAGGCAGGGGGTCCTGGACCGTATCCGGGTGGTCCTCGTGCTGCCCGCCGACTCCATGTTCGGCGTACCGGTCTGGCGCAGGGCCTTGGAACGCGTCGCCGAGCGTTACGGCATCGAGGTCCGGCTGAACTCCGAGATGACCTCCGTCGACGGCGCGGCCCGTCGGCTCACCGTGGCCGACCGCTCCACCGGCGCCGAGGACGGCCTCGCGTTCGACCTGCTCCATGCCGTACCGCCGCAGCGCGCGCCGGGCTGGGTCGAGGGCGGCCCGCTGGCCGATCCCGCGAGCCCCTACGGCTACGTCGAAGTGGACAAGCACACCCTGCAACACCCACGGCACCGCCATGTCTTCGCCCTTGGCGACGTCGCCAACCTGCCCACCTCCAAGACCGGCGCCGCCGTCCGAAAGCAGGCCCCCGTCCTGGTGGCCAACCTGCTGGCCGAGATCAACGGCGAGCACCGTGAACAGCGCCGCTACGACGGTTACACGTCCTGCCCGTTGGTCACGGCCCGCGGCAAGGTGCTGCTCGCCGAGTTCGACTACGACCAGCGCCCCGCCCCCAGTATCCCCCTGCTGGACACCACCAAGGAGCGCCGCGACATGTGGCTGCTCAAGCGGTACGGCCTGCCTGCCCTGTACTGGCGCGGCATGCTCAAGGGCCTCGTCTAG